In Schizosaccharomyces osmophilus chromosome 1, complete sequence, the genomic window TCTTGGGTCTAATGGAAGTTATCAACTAGGATTAGAACATGATGAAGACATATCGAAACCAGAAAAGGTGAATTTTCCTGAGCAACCAAAGAAGATTGCATGTGGAGGAAACCACACATTAATACTTGATCAACATGGTCAACTCTGGGCTTGTGGAGATAACAGGATGCTACAGTGCTGCCAGAATTTTGATAATATCACTTTAGATGGGTCCATCAACCGCTTAAAACCGATTGAATCAAGTTATATTCATGAATTTCACATTGCTAACAGAAAGTATTGGTCCATGGTAGCCGTTGGATGGGAGTATAGTGTCTTGGTGGAAAAAGACAGAAGGACTGTTTGGACATGTGGTTCTGGTCCACAGGGAGAGCTTGGTCAGGGAGAAGTTCGAGCATCGTCTCTAACAAAGATCATGATTCCTTACCTTGatcaaaatgaaataatcATAGACATCTCTTCAAGTGTAAAACACTGGGTCTGCATCACAAACCAGGGTAACGTTTATGGCTGTGGAGATGGACGCAAGGGTCAATTAGGACCAGTCGTTTCAAAGATGACCAACAGAGTTCAGTTTTTGGCTCAGATAGAACATGCTAACAAGGTTTGTTGTGGACTTCAGTTTTCTGCATTCCTCCAGGAAACAGGCCGAGTAAGTATATTAGGAGGTGATCGTTGGAAGCTTTCTGAAGAATGCATTCGATGGCAGAATAACAATCCCAATATTTCATCCCTTATAATAGATATATCTTCAAATTGGTCTACACTGTCTTTGTTAGATTTCAATGGAAGGATATATGCATTTGGCAGAGGAGATCGTGCCCAAAAAGCACATACTGTACAGAACGATGCACTAGCAATTGCTGGTGGTAGCGAACACAATATTGTGCTAATGAAAAACATGGAAGCATATATTTATGGATGGAATGAACACGGAAATGCATTTAATGAAGATCGTCAAGACGTTTACCAAGCTAAAAACCTGGGATTACCAGGAATGGTTACCTATGTAGCAGCAGGATATGCAACGACATGGATAGTAACAGAAAACAAGTAGAAAACGCGTTGGAATGAAGAAACATTGAGGTGGCACActagtaaaataaaaaagttagaTGAAAGTATAACTGAACAGCATgtgaaatagaaatgaatCTCCTTATGAATGATATAACGCCTATGGtttaccaaatttttttataccGTATTGATTTAGATATatgtactttttttttttttttttttttttttttttttttttttttttttaataaaaggGCAAAAAACCAAATCTAATTTAAATTGAAGGATGGAAAGATAGAATTAGGATAAACAGTAAATGACAATGATAACTCAAACAACGCCAAGAATGGCTTAGGCTTCTGATCCAAGAAAGCGAGCTAATGCTAGTGCAAGGAATACCACGACGACAACACCCCAATGACTTTTGAACCagtttccttctttacttttcgATGCATTCGAGTTTTCCTTCGGCGAATTggaatttgatttttgagCAGCTGCTTCGGCATTTGCCTTTGCATTTGTGGCAGCTTGTTCCATAATGTCTCGCCGATTTTGTTCTAAAAGTTCCGGAAATACGGCAACAAACTTTGGATTATTCATCAAATTGAAGCGTTTTGTATCCTTTGCATAAGCTTTTCTTGTGGATTCAGGTGTAACAATGCCACCTGTAGTTATTTCATCAGAGGTCATAAATGAGACGAGGCCAACAAGAATCGTTGAAACCATCCATGCAGGATTCCAAGACTTTGGATGAAAGTCAGAAAATGATAGACATAAACGAGTGTTGGTTTGGAACCGGCCACTGGGTGTAATCATCCGTATTGCTGGAGGCTTAAAAGGGTATTCTGAAGGAAATATAAGGGTCCCTGGATATAAATGTTAGCgctaatgaaaaagaaagcaataaTTCGAACCATGATATTGGCCACCTTCATATGGCGTATCTGGAGGACCCGTAACGATATAGTGCCATTCCAAAATGTTTTCTGGTGCTGGTCTGGCGTCAATATACTCTACAGGATTCCTTTGAAGCGCTAAatattctttcattaaCTAAATTTGTTATTATAACTTCTTTCTTATGTCTTATACCCTCTTATAGGCAGCTTTCGATGCCATTTTTTCGTATATGAGTTGGTAATTGGAAGGAAGCCGCCTACAAAACTAATGCACTTATGTATACGAGTAGAAAGAATATGTTAGCAATTAGGGAAATAGCTTAAAGTAGAAGCGTTTAGGtgatcttttttattcttttcttttgtttcgtttctttttcattttattattttatttcgaATGCTAATGATGGATATTAAACGCTCCTGTCCATCCAAGACCCTGCTGAAAGCCGTCGAACGgtaagttttttcttctcctaTAAGCCTGTTATGGACTTCGACGTTTGAAGGGTTCATATACTCCAACCTAGCATGCCTTCGCTAATAATCCATCTTATAATCACCCCAAATTTCATGAACAAGGGACTTTGTCACGTTGAAGCCATATCAAACATTACACATCTCCTTATGAAGCTTTACTTCTGGAAAATGGACATCTTTTCACCTGAGTTTCTGTTCATGAAGGGGATTGAAAGTAGCCCAAGTGTTTAGTAGCAGCTTTCTTAAAGCTGCATTCAAAAAtctaaaataaatagtCTTTTTAACAATTACTAGCAGATTTCTTACCAACTTGCTCCCTAATAACTTCAGCTACCTTTTCATTCACGACTTAATTATTGCTGATTTGTTTACTCAAATCGTATCGTATAAGCAATTTTATGATACTTGTATGGTACTATACGTTTAAGCATATCACTATACGAAGCGTATGACAAAATGAGCATAGTCAACAGTGATATTCTATTAGTTAGTTGTCGCTGATGTAATGACTTATATAAAGCCGACCTCATGCACCAACTTCGCCTTTCCCAACTAAGTATTTCAAACAATACCAATGAGTAATCAAGTGATTGTCAAGAATAT contains:
- the ats1 gene encoding RCC domain protein Ats1, which produces MLYSLGSNGSYQLGLEHDEDISKPEKVNFPEQPKKIACGGNHTLILDQHGQLWACGDNRMLQCCQNFDNITLDGSINRLKPIESSYIHEFHIANRKYWSMVAVGWEYSVLVEKDRRTVWTCGSGPQGELGQGEVRASSLTKIMIPYLDQNEIIIDISSSVKHWVCITNQGNVYGCGDGRKGQLGPVVSKMTNRVQFLAQIEHANKVCCGLQFSAFLQETGRVSILGGDRWKLSEECIRWQNNNPNISSLIIDISSNWSTLSLLDFNGRIYAFGRGDRAQKAHTVQNDALAIAGGSEHNIVLMKNMEAYIYGWNEHGNAFNEDRQDVYQAKNLGLPGMVTYVAAGYATTWIVTENK
- the ubc6 gene encoding ubiquitin conjugating enzyme E2 Ubc6 — its product is MASKAAYKRLMKEYLALQRNPVEYIDARPAPENILEWHYIVTGPPDTPYEGGQYHGTLIFPSEYPFKPPAIRMITPSGRFQTNTRLCLSFSDFHPKSWNPAWMVSTILVGLVSFMTSDEITTGGIVTPESTRKAYAKDTKRFNLMNNPKFVAVFPELLEQNRRDIMEQAATNAKANAEAAAQKSNSNSPKENSNASKSKEGNWFKSHWGVVVVVFLALALARFLGSEA